One Owenweeksia hongkongensis DSM 17368 genomic region harbors:
- a CDS encoding Dps family protein has product MDRTNAIGLDKAKTEELAKGLNDLLANYSVFYQNTRGYHWNVKGEQFFVLHEKFEELYNDQKLKIDEIAERILTLGHTPEHNYTKYVKVSQVKESGKVSDGNACVEGILAAFKIIISMQRALLDLSGEIGDEGTNSLMSDYITEQEKLVWMYAAHQSK; this is encoded by the coding sequence ATGGATCGAACCAATGCAATAGGATTAGACAAAGCAAAAACTGAAGAATTAGCAAAAGGACTAAATGATCTTTTGGCAAACTATTCTGTGTTTTACCAAAACACTAGAGGTTATCACTGGAATGTAAAAGGTGAGCAGTTTTTTGTGCTTCACGAAAAGTTTGAGGAATTGTACAATGATCAAAAGCTAAAGATTGATGAAATAGCTGAGCGTATTTTGACATTGGGACATACCCCAGAGCATAATTACACCAAATACGTTAAAGTGTCGCAAGTAAAGGAAAGTGGAAAGGTATCTGACGGAAATGCTTGTGTTGAAGGAATTTTGGCAGCTTTTAAGATTATCATCAGCATGCAGCGTGCTCTTTTAGATCTATCTGGAGAGATAGGTGATGAAGGTACAAACTCACTTATGAGCGATTATATTACCGAGCAAGAAAAGCTTGTGTGGATGTATGCCGCGCATCAAAGCAAATAA
- a CDS encoding RNA-binding S4 domain-containing protein, with the protein MKTFELNDQEFIELNRLLKTLGMVGTGGEAKIRISDGEALLNGEPETQVRKKLRSGDVIEFGGEKVSIK; encoded by the coding sequence ATGAAAACATTCGAACTGAACGACCAAGAATTTATAGAGTTAAACCGCTTGCTAAAGACGCTGGGAATGGTAGGTACAGGGGGGGAAGCTAAAATTAGAATTAGCGATGGAGAAGCCTTACTAAACGGTGAACCAGAAACGCAAGTAAGAAAGAAATTGCGCAGCGGAGATGTGATAGAATTTGGTGGAGAAAAAGTTTCCATTAAGTAA
- a CDS encoding DUF6048 family protein, which yields MSQGSEREPLTTKGLRIGVDASYLLVHQLLPERTGWEVTGDYQWKRNWFAATEFGAEQVHVDRSNFKYDLQGGYFKLGFDYDVLKSEFTDDIVTVGLRYGVSRYKHRAADITIENYWGPIQESIREESFNGNWVELVLGMKAELFFMKNVFIGWSIRSGIYLWGKRDTRMDAYVIPGYGSGEKNITITYNWTLSYRIPFKKEIISKPPK from the coding sequence ATGTCTCAAGGTAGCGAGCGTGAGCCACTTACTACAAAGGGCTTACGTATAGGTGTAGATGCTAGTTATTTATTGGTACATCAATTATTGCCCGAACGTACTGGTTGGGAAGTTACGGGAGATTATCAATGGAAGAGAAACTGGTTTGCCGCAACAGAGTTTGGCGCTGAGCAAGTACATGTAGATAGAAGTAATTTTAAGTACGATCTTCAAGGAGGTTATTTTAAACTGGGTTTTGATTATGATGTATTAAAATCAGAATTTACAGATGATATAGTTACAGTGGGCCTTCGATATGGGGTATCGAGATATAAACATCGCGCGGCAGATATTACCATTGAGAATTACTGGGGTCCTATCCAAGAGTCGATAAGAGAGGAAAGCTTTAATGGCAATTGGGTGGAGTTGGTGCTGGGAATGAAGGCCGAACTTTTCTTCATGAAAAATGTCTTTATAGGATGGTCAATACGAAGTGGAATATACTTATGGGGTAAGAGAGATACCCGCATGGATGCCTACGTGATACCAGGATATGGGTCAGGCGAAAAAAATATTACCATTACCTACAATTGGACCTTGAGCTATAGAATTCCTTTCAAAAAGGAGATAATAAGTAAACCACCAAAGTGA
- a CDS encoding HAD family hydrolase: MSRLIVFDIDGTLTKTNAIDEKCFTRTVKQLATTRKFKFSFNEKWHFTDSYIAFQLAMAQNNDSFSEQEFKRQFLINLRLEAESTKFEAAEGAQSLLKELKKNEIPYALATGCWRKSAEIKLRAAGFPLPKVPMATSDKYFTRDEIVTQAIVASQRHYKKEFTDVVYVGDGYWDLVTCKKLNLRFVGVDPEKNLKKALLLKDYLALSKYPDLTSFLQLVETARVPEI; encoded by the coding sequence ATGAGTCGTTTAATTGTTTTTGACATTGATGGCACCCTTACCAAAACCAATGCTATTGATGAAAAATGCTTCACTCGCACGGTAAAACAATTAGCCACCACAAGAAAGTTTAAGTTTTCGTTTAATGAAAAGTGGCACTTTACTGATTCATACATAGCCTTTCAACTGGCTATGGCACAAAACAATGATTCATTTTCAGAACAAGAATTCAAACGGCAGTTTTTGATAAACCTGAGATTGGAAGCTGAAAGCACAAAGTTTGAAGCCGCAGAGGGTGCTCAATCACTTTTGAAGGAATTAAAGAAAAACGAAATACCTTATGCTTTGGCAACTGGCTGCTGGCGTAAATCTGCAGAAATAAAATTAAGAGCAGCAGGCTTTCCTTTGCCAAAAGTGCCAATGGCTACATCAGATAAATATTTCACCAGAGATGAAATTGTAACCCAGGCCATAGTGGCATCACAGCGTCATTACAAAAAGGAATTTACTGATGTAGTATATGTAGGGGATGGCTACTGGGATTTGGTTACTTGTAAAAAGTTAAACCTTCGTTTTGTTGGTGTAGACCCTGAGAAAAACTTGAAGAAAGCTCTTTTACTAAAAGATTATTTGGCTTTATCCAAGTACCCGGATTTAACTTCATTTTTACAGCTTGTGGAAACAGCAAGGGTTCCAGAGATATAA
- a CDS encoding HAD family hydrolase has product MDIKLAVLDMAGTTVRDNKEVENCFAESLVQAGLQISEERILAVQGWSKYFVFETLWAEVIGKDHPDYRKRVDENYALFKQILENHYKKHPAQPQPFAEETFQWLREKGVKIALTTGFYREITDVILAQLGWNKGLDDNHLANGQGIINCSLCSDDVENGRPAPDMIFLAMKKLGINDVKQVLKIGDTPSDLEAGKAAGAGVNLGILNGTHTKAQLQAIENTDLIEDLRGIKNYINNEVIV; this is encoded by the coding sequence ATGGATATTAAACTTGCAGTGCTTGACATGGCAGGAACGACCGTAAGAGATAACAAAGAAGTGGAAAATTGCTTTGCTGAATCTCTTGTGCAAGCTGGTTTGCAGATCAGTGAAGAACGTATACTGGCAGTTCAAGGGTGGAGTAAATATTTTGTGTTTGAAACCCTTTGGGCTGAGGTCATTGGAAAAGATCATCCTGACTACCGAAAAAGGGTAGATGAAAATTACGCACTATTTAAGCAAATACTTGAAAATCATTATAAAAAACATCCCGCCCAGCCGCAGCCTTTTGCTGAAGAAACATTTCAATGGCTTCGTGAGAAAGGAGTAAAAATAGCCCTCACCACTGGTTTTTACCGAGAAATTACAGATGTAATTCTTGCACAGCTTGGATGGAATAAAGGCTTAGATGACAATCATCTAGCCAACGGTCAAGGAATTATCAATTGTTCGCTTTGCAGTGATGATGTAGAAAATGGCCGACCAGCACCAGACATGATTTTTCTTGCCATGAAAAAATTAGGAATCAATGATGTAAAACAAGTTTTAAAAATAGGGGATACTCCTTCTGATTTAGAAGCTGGTAAAGCAGCAGGGGCAGGAGTAAACCTTGGTATTTTGAACGGGACTCATACTAAGGCTCAATTACAAGCAATAGAAAATACCGATTTGATAGAAGATTTACGCGGTATTAAAAATTATATAAACAACGAAGTGATTGTTTAA
- a CDS encoding toxin-antitoxin system YwqK family antitoxin: MLLRVPLTLALVMSCLHSFSQTDKNDSLQFTTYYYETGGKSSEGYLRDDKPDGYWKSFYRNGNIKAEGNRKNYMLDGPWIFYNEDGAKTVEINYSENKKNGLRKTFREGKVTKEENFEEDQLQGFTREYYFPTGELKQETPFEDGKSKGAGYEYNKEGLVITLLTYKGGVLTKKQRINRKDQQEQKQGIWMTFFKNKAVDNEGPYVNDLKHGYWKYYQPNGNLKRVEKWVMGVLQENAQETVKIEIRREINPQTGKLSFKGSYRDGVAEGVHRNYDENGEVISSKIYHNGKVLFEGIVDEEGRRQGPWKEYYETGELKSEGRYKDNLKISKWVYYYRDETVEQTGSYMNGLPDGIWTWTYPNGQTWREEEYVMGEEDGPSIEYNDTGAVIAKGNYIEGFKDGPWVFEQNDHREEGSYFEGERKGKWKFYYLATDKLSFEGEYENGLENGMHIYYYPDGKVKRRGNYSGGIKDGIWEYFSETGARTITIEYENGEEVKYNGDKIKYGKRLERALEQETQEREEREKERDNS, from the coding sequence ATGTTATTAAGAGTTCCCCTCACTCTGGCACTTGTGATGAGTTGTCTACATTCGTTCTCACAAACGGATAAAAATGACAGCTTACAGTTTACGACTTACTACTACGAGACGGGAGGAAAAAGCTCAGAAGGCTACCTGAGAGATGACAAGCCAGATGGCTATTGGAAAAGCTTTTATCGCAATGGAAATATAAAAGCTGAAGGAAACCGCAAGAATTATATGCTGGATGGCCCATGGATTTTTTACAATGAAGATGGCGCCAAAACAGTTGAAATCAACTATTCTGAAAATAAGAAGAACGGCTTGCGAAAAACTTTTCGCGAGGGCAAAGTTACTAAGGAAGAAAACTTTGAGGAGGATCAGCTTCAAGGATTTACAAGAGAATATTATTTTCCTACAGGTGAGCTAAAACAGGAAACCCCTTTTGAAGATGGAAAGTCAAAAGGCGCTGGCTATGAGTACAACAAGGAGGGTTTGGTAATAACTCTGCTCACCTATAAGGGTGGTGTGCTTACCAAAAAACAACGCATCAATAGAAAAGATCAGCAGGAGCAAAAGCAGGGAATTTGGATGACTTTTTTCAAGAATAAAGCTGTGGATAATGAAGGGCCTTATGTGAATGATCTTAAACATGGCTATTGGAAATACTATCAGCCAAACGGAAACTTAAAGCGTGTTGAAAAGTGGGTGATGGGGGTTCTTCAGGAGAATGCTCAGGAGACGGTAAAAATTGAAATACGAAGGGAGATAAACCCACAAACAGGAAAACTGTCGTTTAAAGGTTCTTATCGTGATGGTGTAGCAGAGGGTGTACACCGAAATTATGATGAGAATGGCGAGGTTATTTCTTCAAAAATATACCACAATGGAAAAGTATTGTTTGAAGGAATAGTGGATGAAGAAGGCCGCAGACAAGGCCCTTGGAAAGAATACTACGAAACTGGAGAGTTGAAATCCGAAGGGCGATATAAGGACAATCTGAAAATTTCTAAATGGGTATATTATTACAGGGATGAAACTGTAGAACAAACTGGAAGTTATATGAATGGCTTGCCTGATGGAATTTGGACATGGACTTATCCTAATGGTCAAACCTGGCGTGAAGAAGAATATGTGATGGGCGAGGAAGACGGTCCTTCTATAGAGTATAACGATACAGGTGCTGTGATAGCGAAAGGAAATTATATTGAAGGATTTAAAGATGGTCCATGGGTATTTGAGCAAAACGACCACCGGGAAGAGGGTAGCTATTTTGAAGGAGAAAGAAAGGGAAAATGGAAGTTTTACTACTTAGCAACCGACAAGCTTTCCTTTGAAGGGGAATATGAAAACGGCCTGGAAAATGGGATGCACATCTATTATTATCCTGATGGAAAAGTAAAGCGCAGAGGAAATTACAGTGGTGGAATAAAGGATGGCATTTGGGAGTATTTTAGCGAAACAGGAGCTCGAACAATTACCATTGAATATGAAAATGGAGAAGAAGTAAAATACAATGGAGATAAGATAAAATACGGTAAACGTTTGGAAAGAGCTTTGGAACAAGAAACACAGGAGCGTGAAGAAAGAGAGAAGGAAAGAGATAATAGTTAA
- a CDS encoding N-acetylmuramoyl-L-alanine amidase: MIYKLTSILIFAFAMFGTALSQTREIKVDFSIDGFSKGEYHYSTVEAIEASNNQSFIGLTAFNKEAHLLGDLSFRIYAIDGWEAWQSMELYHEVELEDRTVFEAAPITVSFDSIQFRSNHITDNAWTFRLYFPQGNGEVEIENTGKKSTAVAGCPLPIYCSRYCWGENDCPADSTPTPTVPTHLIVHHSAGFNTNTNYKDVVSYYWDFHVNTNGWDDIGYNWLVDPNGVIYEGRGSGVQGSHFSCMNSYTLGICMIGNFESQAPTDTSIGSLLNILAYEASNFNIDPDGMSVHSTSQLNLFNISSHRDGNSSTAPIGCPKGTTCPGDSLYSKLPEIRQRLASKSCMQGVNIEEKELSVWEVYPNPAKEIVEIKGTEEIVEVSIFDLSGKEKALDINYTNSREAKVNVIELQEGMYLLKVKGEDSERILKLMKSK, from the coding sequence GTGATATACAAGTTAACGTCAATACTGATTTTTGCCTTTGCAATGTTTGGAACGGCATTGAGCCAAACCAGAGAAATAAAGGTTGATTTTAGTATAGACGGTTTTAGTAAGGGTGAGTATCATTACAGCACAGTAGAAGCCATAGAAGCTTCAAACAATCAAAGTTTTATAGGATTAACAGCTTTTAATAAAGAAGCCCACTTACTGGGTGATTTATCTTTTCGCATTTATGCAATTGATGGATGGGAAGCTTGGCAAAGTATGGAACTGTATCATGAGGTAGAGCTTGAAGATAGAACCGTATTTGAAGCTGCACCTATTACTGTGTCTTTTGATAGCATACAGTTTAGAAGTAATCACATAACTGACAATGCATGGACGTTTCGTTTGTATTTCCCGCAAGGAAATGGGGAGGTTGAAATAGAAAATACGGGGAAGAAGTCGACAGCTGTTGCCGGATGCCCTCTACCAATTTATTGCTCGCGCTATTGCTGGGGAGAAAATGATTGTCCTGCGGATAGCACCCCTACCCCTACTGTCCCTACGCATCTAATAGTACATCATTCGGCAGGATTTAATACAAATACAAATTATAAGGATGTGGTTTCATACTATTGGGATTTTCATGTAAACACCAATGGCTGGGATGATATTGGTTACAATTGGCTGGTAGACCCTAATGGGGTGATTTATGAAGGACGAGGAAGCGGAGTTCAGGGTTCTCATTTTAGCTGCATGAACAGCTACACGTTGGGTATTTGTATGATTGGAAATTTTGAAAGCCAGGCTCCTACAGATACATCAATTGGAAGCTTACTAAATATATTGGCTTATGAAGCTAGCAATTTCAATATTGACCCAGATGGAATGAGCGTGCATTCTACCTCTCAACTCAATCTTTTTAACATCAGTTCACATAGAGATGGAAACTCCTCCACAGCACCAATCGGTTGCCCAAAAGGAACTACTTGTCCCGGGGATTCATTGTACAGTAAGTTACCAGAAATTCGTCAGCGCTTAGCCTCAAAATCTTGCATGCAAGGTGTAAATATAGAAGAGAAAGAGTTAAGCGTTTGGGAAGTTTATCCAAATCCTGCTAAAGAAATAGTGGAGATAAAAGGAACTGAGGAAATAGTGGAGGTAAGCATTTTTGACCTTAGCGGAAAGGAGAAGGCTCTGGATATAAACTACACGAATTCTAGAGAGGCTAAAGTAAATGTGATTGAGCTGCAGGAAGGAATGTATTTGCTAAAAGTGAAAGGAGAAGACTCTGAAAGGATATTGAAATTGATGAAGAGCAAATAG
- a CDS encoding NUDIX domain-containing protein, translating into MSDFPKKRGSWTELSTEIKYDNPWIQVSESQILNPNGGKGIYGVVHFKNLAIGVIPIDEEGNTWIVGQERFPFDGKYTWEIIEGGGPLEDDPEESARRELLEEAGLKAEKLTLIQEMDLSNSATTERVKIYVATGLTQHETNPDETEKLDIRKVSFDGLYNMVLSGEVVDSLSVTGVLKYKILKEAGQI; encoded by the coding sequence ATGAGTGATTTTCCAAAGAAACGCGGCAGCTGGACAGAGCTGAGCACCGAGATAAAATATGACAATCCATGGATACAGGTAAGCGAAAGCCAAATCCTGAACCCCAATGGTGGTAAAGGAATTTATGGTGTGGTTCATTTTAAAAATTTAGCAATTGGTGTAATTCCCATAGATGAAGAAGGAAATACCTGGATTGTGGGTCAGGAGCGGTTTCCTTTTGATGGAAAATATACCTGGGAAATAATAGAAGGCGGTGGTCCTTTAGAGGATGATCCAGAAGAATCTGCAAGACGAGAATTACTGGAAGAAGCAGGATTGAAAGCAGAAAAACTAACGTTGATTCAGGAGATGGATTTGAGTAATTCTGCTACAACAGAGCGTGTAAAAATTTACGTGGCAACGGGACTTACACAGCACGAAACCAACCCTGACGAAACGGAGAAGCTGGATATTAGAAAAGTTTCTTTTGATGGGCTTTATAACATGGTTCTTTCTGGGGAGGTAGTTGATTCCTTGAGTGTTACAGGAGTGTTAAAGTATAAGATATTAAAAGAAGCTGGTCAGATATAA
- a CDS encoding helix-turn-helix domain-containing protein — MNEKLLLQIARKLKEVRKINGLTVQAVAERADVSKGLISKIENGRTIPSLPVLLSIIGGLETNAEDFFHGFGNGEPHQDVRVIKKSEYDPFEKEEAEGFFYHHITTTEIDKLTLECVMLTLKPGAKREKVVTDAYEYKYILSGNVTYLIGEDEYELEAGDSLYFNGRIPHVPENRGTEDTVMLIVYLFDHSPS, encoded by the coding sequence ATGAACGAAAAACTACTTCTACAAATAGCTAGGAAGTTAAAAGAGGTAAGAAAAATAAATGGCCTTACAGTGCAAGCCGTAGCTGAGCGGGCAGATGTTAGTAAAGGACTTATCTCAAAAATCGAAAATGGTAGAACCATACCTAGTTTACCCGTACTACTTTCTATAATAGGAGGACTCGAAACTAATGCCGAGGACTTTTTTCATGGATTTGGGAATGGGGAGCCACATCAAGATGTAAGGGTTATAAAGAAGTCAGAGTATGATCCTTTTGAAAAAGAGGAAGCCGAAGGTTTTTTCTATCATCACATTACTACTACAGAAATAGATAAGCTTACGCTGGAATGTGTAATGCTAACCTTAAAACCTGGTGCTAAGCGCGAAAAGGTAGTAACCGATGCTTATGAGTATAAATACATTTTGAGTGGTAATGTGACTTATCTTATAGGTGAAGATGAGTATGAGCTTGAAGCGGGAGACTCGTTATATTTTAATGGAAGAATTCCACATGTACCGGAGAATAGAGGTACTGAGGATACTGTAATGCTCATTGTATATTTATTTGATCATAGTCCATCATGA
- a CDS encoding TIGR03364 family FAD-dependent oxidoreductase — translation MCNRTDYCNMYSINNMDMKSDVLVIGAGIVGLAHALAFAKRGKNVTVVDRDSRAVGASVRNFGMVWPIGQPAGKLLNRALISRQIWADIANETQIFNDSVGSICLAYEEDELALLQEFYELHQNSAYKLEWVSPDNLKEYSKAAKSEGFLGGLFSATELIVDPREAIAKIPQYLNDKYGVEFLWNRPIQKVESGKAWSADFCFEAEHILVCTGADFEVLYPEVYSKTSITKCKLQMMRTLPQPNDWRLGPAISGGLTLLHYQAFQECKSLLPLKERVQKQMPYYVKYGIHVMASQNGLGEIIIGDSHEYAQTHDPFNREHINEKILSYFHKMVEPVEARISEHWQGIYAKMTDGATEFVYHPEAGVTIVNGLGGAGMTLSFGLAEETVPEVLEQKEPIII, via the coding sequence ATGTGCAATCGTACTGACTATTGCAACATGTATAGCATTAATAATATGGACATGAAAAGTGATGTTTTGGTAATAGGTGCGGGTATAGTTGGATTGGCCCATGCCCTAGCGTTTGCAAAGCGTGGAAAAAATGTAACTGTGGTTGATCGCGATTCAAGAGCGGTAGGTGCTTCGGTTAGAAATTTTGGTATGGTATGGCCCATCGGACAGCCAGCCGGTAAACTTTTAAATCGAGCGTTGATTTCCAGACAAATTTGGGCCGATATTGCCAATGAAACTCAAATTTTTAATGATTCTGTTGGCTCCATATGTCTTGCATATGAAGAGGATGAGCTAGCACTTCTTCAGGAGTTCTATGAATTACATCAAAACAGCGCATATAAGCTGGAATGGGTAAGTCCTGATAATCTTAAAGAATATAGCAAAGCAGCAAAGTCCGAAGGTTTCTTAGGAGGATTGTTTTCTGCTACAGAATTGATTGTAGACCCTAGGGAAGCTATTGCTAAAATTCCTCAATATCTCAACGACAAATATGGCGTAGAGTTTTTGTGGAATCGCCCCATACAAAAGGTAGAGTCAGGAAAGGCCTGGAGTGCTGATTTTTGTTTTGAAGCAGAACATATTCTAGTTTGCACTGGTGCCGATTTTGAAGTGCTGTACCCTGAAGTTTATAGTAAAACCTCCATAACCAAGTGTAAATTACAAATGATGCGCACTTTACCTCAACCCAATGATTGGAGATTGGGGCCAGCTATTAGTGGAGGTTTGACCTTATTACATTATCAGGCTTTTCAAGAGTGTAAATCCCTATTGCCTTTAAAAGAACGCGTGCAAAAGCAAATGCCTTATTATGTAAAATATGGAATCCATGTAATGGCATCCCAAAATGGTTTAGGAGAAATAATTATAGGAGATTCTCATGAATATGCGCAAACGCATGACCCCTTTAATCGCGAGCATATTAATGAAAAGATACTAAGCTATTTTCATAAAATGGTAGAACCCGTAGAGGCCAGGATAAGTGAACACTGGCAAGGAATTTATGCTAAAATGACAGACGGGGCAACTGAATTTGTATATCATCCTGAAGCGGGTGTAACTATAGTAAATGGCTTAGGAGGTGCTGGTATGACTTTAAGTTTTGGTTTGGCCGAAGAAACGGTTCCTGAAGTCTTAGAGCAAAAAGAGCCCATTATAATTTAA
- a CDS encoding DUF6452 family protein produces MKLGKSTLLLVVLSITLGLLSCEEQQCAQAFSSEVQGTFYLRDSLGTQIVTKLPVFTLYGLDKEDEKLNNRSTQVDIFTMPLSPDFSERSFILINDSIIDTLTFTYTSKLQLINTVCGFVPNYTLSKVENTTNFIEAVNITDNDVNTDDKENIKVYIK; encoded by the coding sequence ATGAAATTAGGAAAAAGCACTTTGTTGTTAGTGGTACTTAGTATTACTCTAGGGTTATTGTCCTGTGAAGAACAACAGTGCGCACAAGCATTTTCATCAGAGGTGCAGGGAACCTTTTATCTAAGAGATAGTTTAGGAACGCAGATAGTGACCAAGCTACCTGTATTTACGCTTTATGGGTTGGACAAGGAAGATGAGAAGCTCAATAATCGCAGCACGCAGGTGGATATATTTACCATGCCTCTCTCCCCTGATTTTAGTGAGCGGAGTTTTATATTAATAAATGATAGCATTATTGATACTCTCACTTTTACCTATACTTCTAAATTACAGTTGATAAATACGGTATGTGGCTTTGTGCCAAACTATACGCTTAGTAAGGTGGAAAACACTACCAATTTTATAGAGGCAGTAAATATTACGGATAACGATGTAAATACTGATGACAAAGAGAATATCAAGGTATATATTAAGTAG
- a CDS encoding glycosyltransferase family 39 protein: MKRGAYILLFLILALAAALRFYHVSDIPFTHDEFSAVNRTHFDNFSDLIEKGVEVDFHPAGVQVFLYYWTMLGGEGEVWVKVPFILSGILAVGLLFVLAKKRFGTSTAVVSSTLLATVSYSMYYGQIARPYVSGVFLVLLLFLFWQNIVYEKSQKLRDYIGLAVALALCAYNHHFSAVQAAVIAVSGIFMVEANQRKKYFLALVASLILYAPNLPIFWVQIQKGGVGGADGWLGAPESDFFIHYVKYIFNFSWWVYIPVAILFVASFFGKKGKLGTRGLMVLWFAIPFTIGFAYSHLVNPILQVSVLIFAFPFLLLALFGGLAKMDYKKELVLFVVLASVCVYSTIYQRQYYQLFYNSSYDQIVKETMDLDDAGTLHFINSHPEINAHYEKVYGAKGKYEWIENGYNRESLKEKLNQSTDQYLTYGYVSSADPVLMNIMANYFPYMEREVNYDNGSFYALAKSGKEKLYSSERCRYKEQLRIEHEWIPIFNGNLDELIETTDNVIDGNVIIDSTAGTGELHWVWQATDEQGKVLDWRAEKVDLSKNRNETTTSFFSVRVRDTNVPIKGSKVQIMLWNMGKRKIYMNHACLKIREGNPLLYGLQHELK; this comes from the coding sequence ATGAAGCGTGGCGCATACATACTGCTATTCTTAATATTAGCGCTTGCGGCAGCTCTTAGGTTCTATCATGTTTCAGACATTCCCTTTACGCATGATGAGTTTAGCGCAGTAAACAGAACACATTTCGACAACTTTTCAGACCTCATAGAAAAAGGTGTAGAAGTAGATTTTCACCCGGCAGGTGTGCAAGTATTTTTATACTACTGGACCATGCTTGGTGGTGAAGGAGAAGTGTGGGTAAAGGTTCCTTTCATCCTTTCGGGGATATTGGCGGTGGGGCTGCTGTTTGTTTTAGCAAAAAAAAGATTTGGAACATCCACGGCCGTAGTGTCTTCTACCCTTTTAGCTACGGTTTCTTACAGTATGTATTATGGGCAAATTGCAAGGCCGTATGTGTCGGGAGTGTTTTTGGTGTTGTTGCTTTTCCTGTTTTGGCAAAACATAGTTTATGAAAAAAGCCAAAAATTAAGGGATTACATAGGCTTAGCGGTAGCCTTGGCACTCTGTGCTTATAACCATCATTTTAGTGCCGTACAGGCAGCGGTAATTGCTGTAAGTGGAATATTTATGGTGGAGGCTAATCAAAGGAAGAAATACTTCTTAGCCTTAGTAGCATCATTGATTTTATATGCACCCAACTTGCCCATCTTTTGGGTACAGATTCAAAAAGGCGGAGTAGGTGGAGCGGATGGTTGGTTAGGGGCTCCAGAGTCAGATTTCTTTATTCATTATGTCAAGTATATCTTCAATTTTTCATGGTGGGTGTATATTCCTGTAGCCATACTTTTTGTTGCTAGTTTTTTTGGGAAGAAAGGAAAACTCGGAACTCGCGGACTTATGGTTCTTTGGTTTGCCATTCCATTTACCATTGGTTTTGCTTACTCACATTTAGTAAATCCTATCCTTCAGGTATCGGTTCTAATCTTTGCTTTTCCTTTTTTGTTGCTGGCATTATTTGGTGGTTTAGCCAAAATGGACTACAAAAAAGAGCTCGTACTTTTTGTTGTATTAGCGAGCGTATGCGTGTATTCCACGATTTACCAAAGACAGTATTATCAGCTCTTTTATAATTCATCTTATGATCAAATTGTAAAAGAAACCATGGATTTGGATGATGCGGGAACACTTCATTTTATCAATTCGCATCCAGAAATAAACGCTCATTATGAAAAGGTATATGGTGCAAAAGGAAAGTATGAATGGATAGAAAATGGATATAATAGAGAGAGCTTGAAGGAGAAGCTAAATCAATCTACGGATCAATATTTGACCTATGGTTATGTATCAAGTGCTGACCCGGTGCTGATGAATATAATGGCTAATTATTTTCCCTACATGGAGCGAGAAGTAAATTATGACAATGGTAGTTTTTACGCCTTAGCGAAAAGCGGAAAAGAAAAACTATACAGCAGTGAACGTTGTAGGTACAAAGAACAATTACGGATAGAGCACGAGTGGATACCCATATTTAATGGAAATCTGGATGAACTAATAGAAACTACAGACAATGTGATTGACGGGAATGTGATTATAGATAGCACTGCAGGAACTGGAGAACTGCATTGGGTATGGCAAGCTACCGATGAACAGGGAAAAGTTTTAGACTGGCGAGCAGAAAAAGTAGATTTATCAAAAAACAGGAATGAAACAACTACTTCTTTCTTTAGTGTGAGGGTGCGCGATACAAACGTTCCAATTAAGGGAAGCAAAGTGCAAATTATGCTTTGGAACATGGGAAAGAGGAAGATATATATGAACCATGCCTGCTTAAAAATACGAGAAGGAAACCCTTTGCTTTATGGCCTTCAACATGAGCTGAAATAA